The following coding sequences lie in one Steroidobacter denitrificans genomic window:
- a CDS encoding AMP-binding protein codes for MNTHGEAKPRLHDRLLPVDESCKVESRADGSFLIRRNIPLEAYPHRCTELLLRWAREVPDRVFIAQRPREVIREHAWEEWTYGMTLAAVRSLGQALLDRRLSVERPVMILSENQIENQLLALACSHVGVPYIPVAPAYSLQAKDHDQLKWLAALCRPGLVYASSSVAYRRAVKAAFPQVEWVTGQCDGDDATPLDALLRTEPTAAVERAYEAISPNQPVKVLFTSGTTGRPKGVIFTHEMICCNRQQLIQTLPAIYAQPPVLVDWLPWHHTFGGTFCVGIALTGGGSFYIDPGQPVPGRIDGTLQALREIAPTFYGSTPGGMAALLPHLSSDEPLRKNFFSRLRVMNYGGALCPPHVRRGFDEVTHQAGGEVSYISIGGSTECGPCALVTMRDPGCEPIMGVPVPGMEVKLAPVDDKLELRFKGPSVTPGYWRQPELNERAFDEEGFFRLGDAASFVDLPGGDLRLRLEGRLAENFKLITGTWVNTETLRLKALAAFAALARDVVIVGEGQSEVGALVFPNLDVCRTLDPSLPDGADPDRIVASVAVRGTFEQRLGALNADQGSAGRIVRLMLEPEPPTIDSGELTAKQSVSPLAVLRRRAAAVEALFQEPVVPRVIRWKGSNGS; via the coding sequence ATGAACACGCACGGCGAAGCGAAGCCGCGGCTCCATGATCGACTGCTGCCGGTCGATGAGAGCTGCAAGGTCGAAAGCCGTGCCGACGGATCCTTTCTAATACGCCGCAACATTCCACTGGAAGCCTATCCGCATCGCTGTACCGAACTGCTCCTGCGCTGGGCGCGCGAGGTACCGGACCGCGTATTCATCGCGCAGCGGCCGCGGGAAGTGATCCGTGAGCATGCCTGGGAGGAGTGGACCTACGGCATGACGCTGGCGGCCGTGCGCTCGCTCGGTCAAGCATTGCTTGATCGGAGATTGTCGGTCGAACGTCCGGTGATGATCCTTTCGGAGAACCAGATCGAGAATCAGCTGCTTGCGCTCGCTTGCTCACATGTCGGAGTGCCCTATATCCCGGTCGCGCCCGCCTATTCACTACAGGCGAAGGATCATGATCAGCTGAAGTGGCTCGCGGCACTGTGCCGGCCAGGCCTGGTGTATGCGTCCAGCAGCGTCGCCTATCGTCGCGCAGTCAAGGCAGCATTTCCCCAGGTTGAGTGGGTAACTGGACAATGCGACGGTGACGATGCAACACCCCTGGACGCGCTGTTGCGCACGGAGCCGACAGCGGCTGTCGAGCGCGCCTATGAAGCCATCAGCCCGAATCAGCCGGTCAAGGTGCTTTTCACCTCGGGCACGACCGGGAGGCCCAAGGGCGTGATCTTCACGCACGAGATGATCTGCTGCAACCGGCAGCAGCTCATTCAGACACTTCCCGCGATCTATGCCCAACCGCCCGTGCTGGTGGACTGGCTGCCCTGGCATCACACCTTCGGCGGCACATTCTGCGTGGGTATTGCATTGACGGGCGGTGGCTCCTTCTACATCGATCCGGGCCAGCCGGTGCCCGGTCGAATCGACGGAACGCTTCAGGCGCTGCGCGAGATTGCACCGACATTCTATGGCAGCACGCCGGGCGGGATGGCGGCGCTGTTGCCCCATCTGTCGAGCGACGAACCGCTGCGGAAGAATTTCTTCAGCCGGCTGAGGGTGATGAACTACGGCGGCGCACTTTGTCCTCCTCACGTGCGCCGCGGCTTCGACGAAGTCACACATCAGGCTGGCGGCGAGGTGTCGTATATCTCCATCGGCGGGTCGACCGAGTGCGGACCGTGTGCGCTGGTCACCATGCGCGATCCTGGCTGCGAGCCGATCATGGGCGTGCCCGTGCCTGGCATGGAGGTGAAGCTTGCGCCGGTCGATGACAAGCTGGAGCTGCGCTTCAAGGGGCCGAGCGTGACGCCGGGATACTGGCGGCAGCCGGAACTCAACGAGCGTGCCTTCGACGAAGAGGGTTTTTTTCGACTGGGAGACGCCGCGAGCTTCGTCGATCTGCCCGGTGGCGATTTACGGCTGCGCCTCGAAGGTCGGTTGGCGGAGAATTTCAAACTCATCACCGGCACCTGGGTCAATACCGAAACCCTGCGCCTGAAAGCGCTCGCGGCCTTTGCGGCATTGGCTCGCGATGTCGTCATCGTCGGCGAGGGGCAAAGCGAGGTTGGCGCGCTCGTGTTTCCGAACCTGGATGTCTGCCGCACACTCGATCCGTCCCTGCCGGATGGAGCTGACCCGGACCGCATCGTAGCCAGCGTAGCTGTGCGCGGGACTTTCGAGCAGCGTCTTGGAGCATTGAACGCGGATCAGGGCAGTGCCGGCCGTATCGTGCGGCTGATGTTGGAGCCGGAGCCGCCCACGATCGATAGCGGAGAATTGACAGCCAAGCAGTCGGTCAGTCCGCTTGCTGTATTGCGCCGGCGCGCCGCCGCGGTCGAAGCGCTGTTCCAGGAGCCCGTCGTGCCGCGTGTGATCCGGTGGAAGGGTTCCAATGGCAGCTGA
- a CDS encoding CaiB/BaiF CoA transferase family protein encodes MMQENSTSPLAGLRVLDVGVMLAGPYAATLLGDMGAEVIKIESHHGDEGRHFGMQRGGESGPYLSVNRSKRGIVLDLRRPQAQEVFGRLAATADILITNVREPGLTRFGINYEQVRAHKPDIIWVGVTAFGADGPYAGRPGVDFLAQGYAGAIRFNGEPSGGPVRMGVTVVDVMTSLLAANAALAALHVRNTTGQGQCVNVSLLDAMMHAQAGFVGSFLGTGERMPRTGNRSNVFAPSGIYPTRDGKEVIITSPSQKFFPKICRALEADWDKDPRFLDVALRRANHDELDRLMSERTRQIDRDELIDRLVAADVLTAPVNDLDDIVKDPQILHNNMIVSLPHPELGHVEVTGVPIHFSGTPALVKRHPPMQGEHTREVLTEAGYSTAEVDAMIAEGFAADRSEILRLKAARGMQQESKT; translated from the coding sequence ATGATGCAAGAGAATTCCACCAGCCCACTCGCCGGCCTGCGGGTGCTCGATGTAGGCGTCATGCTGGCGGGGCCTTACGCTGCCACGCTGCTGGGCGACATGGGTGCCGAAGTCATCAAGATCGAGTCTCATCATGGTGACGAAGGCCGTCATTTCGGTATGCAGCGAGGCGGCGAGTCCGGTCCGTACCTCTCCGTCAATCGCAGCAAGCGAGGTATCGTGCTGGATCTACGCAGACCGCAGGCGCAGGAGGTTTTCGGTCGCCTGGCTGCGACGGCCGACATTCTCATCACAAATGTACGCGAGCCGGGGTTGACCCGCTTTGGTATCAATTACGAGCAGGTCAGAGCGCACAAACCCGACATCATCTGGGTCGGCGTCACCGCGTTCGGCGCGGATGGTCCGTATGCCGGGCGGCCCGGCGTGGATTTCCTGGCGCAGGGTTACGCCGGCGCCATTCGCTTCAACGGCGAGCCTTCGGGGGGGCCGGTGCGAATGGGCGTTACCGTCGTGGACGTAATGACTTCGCTCCTGGCGGCCAACGCGGCACTTGCGGCCCTGCATGTGCGCAATACCACCGGTCAGGGTCAATGCGTCAACGTATCGCTGCTCGACGCCATGATGCATGCCCAGGCGGGTTTCGTCGGCTCGTTCCTCGGCACCGGCGAGCGGATGCCTCGCACCGGCAACCGCAGCAATGTCTTCGCACCGTCCGGAATATACCCGACACGCGATGGCAAGGAGGTGATCATCACCTCGCCGAGCCAGAAGTTCTTTCCCAAGATCTGCAGGGCGCTGGAGGCCGATTGGGACAAAGATCCACGTTTTCTCGATGTTGCGCTGCGACGCGCCAACCATGACGAGTTGGACCGGCTCATGAGCGAGCGCACCCGTCAGATCGACCGTGACGAATTGATCGATAGGCTGGTCGCCGCCGATGTCTTGACGGCGCCGGTCAACGATTTGGACGATATAGTCAAGGATCCGCAGATACTGCATAACAATATGATCGTTTCCCTGCCGCATCCGGAGCTCGGTCATGTCGAGGTCACGGGCGTTCCGATTCACTTCTCGGGCACCCCAGCCTTGGTGAAGAGACACCCGCCCATGCAAGGCGAGCATACACGCGAGGTGTTGACCGAGGCCGGCTACAGCACGGCGGAGGTCGATGCCATGATTGCCGAAGGGTTTGCTGCCGATCGCTCCGAGATACTGCGCCTCAAGGCAGCACGAGGTATGCAACAGGAGTCCAAGACATAG
- a CDS encoding acyl-CoA dehydrogenase: MSEEDDRMSDDDRMIEEAAAAYCARDPEYKRVRGLRGATPSFDRQAWNEMASMGWVGCRIASTCGGSQLNFRQLALILEQYGRSLAPEPLVAVGVLAAGVLAHSLNDANKQWLQRLAAGTWLPTLAWQELGAEPHSVEPIATRVEARNGGYVLHGRKRFVPIAESADAFLVSARGIDGCGLYLVDREAAGVTVTPHLRVDGGTWSDVALQDVPLGTEALIANGPQALESLELALDEARLAAGAELVGLMSGVFDMTVEYMKVRRQFDRPIGSFQALQHRAVDLYMQVEVSRAVLHQTTAVFDASTDPRRRALAASQLKARASDAALQVAKGAVHIYGGMGYTDECNVGLFLKRAMVLAAWLGNATVHRRRYGRLVDADPNAQEADADEVRTPLQQEARAFAESHFPPEWRFPPYRINLVKARPWLRKLYQKGWGAPNWPTEYGGMGLSAHDQVRLQEEFDRYGIFLTPNAALNMLGPLLIRYGTDSQRKKYLPKILSGEMLWAQGYSEPGAGSDVAAARTTAVLEGNEFVVNGQKIWTSDADHYEGTFILVRTDPHAKKHEGLSILLVDLQTPGITVRPIVNLCGETSFCEMFFDNVRVPKENLVGEMNRAWPMAKSVLGTERIMIGHPKLARYPLELLGRLLRSRGLWNEPVARTRFEKLRLDVLDLGAAFVRVVNVLEGGGEVGPEVSILKIWISETFQRIADMMLDIGGESAVLDEQEPLADGTSIHVAKQYFLARPAAIYAGTNDIQRNIVAKAVLGLPQ; this comes from the coding sequence ATGAGCGAAGAAGATGACCGCATGAGCGATGATGATCGCATGATCGAAGAGGCCGCCGCCGCGTATTGCGCGCGTGATCCTGAATACAAACGAGTGCGCGGCCTGCGGGGTGCCACGCCGAGCTTCGATCGGCAGGCCTGGAACGAAATGGCCTCGATGGGCTGGGTCGGCTGCCGGATAGCGTCGACTTGCGGCGGCAGCCAACTCAACTTCCGTCAGCTCGCACTCATCCTGGAACAGTACGGACGATCGCTTGCACCGGAGCCGCTGGTCGCGGTCGGCGTGCTGGCCGCCGGCGTTTTGGCGCACAGCCTCAATGATGCGAATAAGCAATGGCTGCAGCGTCTGGCCGCGGGCACCTGGCTGCCGACGCTGGCTTGGCAGGAGCTGGGCGCCGAGCCGCATTCCGTCGAGCCGATCGCGACGCGCGTCGAGGCGCGCAACGGCGGCTATGTTCTTCATGGCCGCAAGCGTTTCGTGCCGATCGCGGAATCGGCTGATGCCTTCCTTGTCTCCGCACGCGGCATCGATGGCTGTGGACTGTATCTGGTGGACCGCGAGGCTGCGGGAGTGACCGTCACGCCGCACTTACGAGTCGATGGTGGTACGTGGAGCGATGTTGCGTTACAGGATGTTCCGCTCGGAACCGAGGCGCTTATCGCGAACGGTCCGCAGGCCCTGGAGTCGCTGGAATTAGCGCTGGACGAGGCTCGCCTCGCTGCCGGCGCGGAACTCGTCGGGCTGATGTCCGGTGTCTTCGACATGACGGTCGAATACATGAAGGTTCGGCGCCAGTTCGACCGGCCCATCGGCAGCTTTCAGGCGCTGCAGCACCGCGCCGTCGATCTGTATATGCAGGTCGAAGTATCCCGTGCCGTACTGCACCAGACCACGGCGGTATTCGATGCTTCCACCGATCCCCGGCGGCGCGCGCTTGCGGCAAGCCAGCTCAAGGCACGCGCCTCGGACGCCGCGCTGCAGGTAGCGAAGGGTGCAGTGCATATCTACGGTGGAATGGGCTACACCGATGAATGCAACGTCGGCTTGTTTCTCAAGCGCGCCATGGTGTTGGCGGCGTGGCTCGGGAACGCCACCGTACATCGCCGGCGTTACGGCAGACTGGTGGATGCCGATCCGAACGCACAAGAGGCGGATGCCGACGAGGTGCGGACACCATTACAGCAGGAGGCTCGTGCCTTTGCCGAGTCTCACTTTCCGCCCGAGTGGCGCTTTCCACCCTATCGCATCAACCTGGTGAAAGCGAGGCCGTGGCTACGCAAGCTCTATCAGAAGGGCTGGGGAGCGCCCAACTGGCCGACCGAATACGGTGGCATGGGGCTTTCGGCCCACGATCAAGTAAGGCTGCAGGAAGAGTTTGATCGCTACGGGATTTTTCTGACACCGAATGCGGCGCTGAACATGCTCGGACCGCTGCTGATCCGCTACGGCACGGATAGTCAGCGCAAGAAGTATCTGCCCAAGATCCTCTCCGGCGAGATGCTGTGGGCTCAGGGCTATTCGGAGCCCGGCGCCGGGTCGGACGTGGCCGCAGCGCGGACTACTGCGGTGCTCGAGGGCAACGAATTCGTGGTCAACGGGCAAAAGATCTGGACCAGCGACGCCGATCACTACGAGGGAACTTTCATATTGGTCCGGACCGATCCGCATGCAAAAAAGCATGAAGGTCTGAGCATTCTTCTCGTGGATCTGCAGACGCCCGGCATCACCGTGCGGCCGATCGTCAATCTCTGCGGCGAGACCAGCTTCTGCGAGATGTTCTTCGACAATGTGCGCGTGCCCAAGGAGAACCTGGTCGGCGAAATGAATCGTGCCTGGCCGATGGCAAAGTCGGTTCTCGGCACGGAGCGGATCATGATCGGCCACCCCAAGCTTGCCCGATATCCGCTCGAGCTCCTGGGCAGGCTTCTGCGCTCGCGCGGCCTGTGGAATGAACCGGTGGCACGTACCCGCTTCGAGAAACTGCGGCTCGATGTCCTCGATCTGGGTGCGGCCTTCGTGCGCGTGGTCAACGTGCTGGAAGGCGGCGGAGAGGTCGGACCCGAGGTTTCCATCCTCAAGATCTGGATCAGCGAGACCTTCCAGCGGATCGCAGACATGATGCTCGATATCGGCGGCGAGAGTGCCGTCCTCGATGAACAGGAGCCGTTGGCCGACGGTACTTCGATTCATGTCGCGAAACAATATTTCCTGGCGCGCCCCGCGGCGATTTATGCAGGCACCAACGATATCCAGCGCAATATCGTCGCCAAGGCGGTGCTGGGCTTGCCCCAATGA
- a CDS encoding acyl-CoA dehydrogenase family protein, with product MDFDLSPQEQKYQEQVREFIRANITPEVRWSLSYAGLVDTPERNAFIDKLVEKGWLKFGFPSEYGGDGIANPMAKFILNMELMLANCPIVGKSLGQICGALMLYGSEELKREFIGRTLCNEIQWALAYSEPGAGSDLANLRCSAVADGEDFIINGEKRWITSAHFADYFWLAVRTDSSGRKQEGISLFIVDTDSPGVTIEPIRMVFKGHRTNTVRFDNVRVPRARLVGELNQGWKEIANALNLERFLMAASFPAVGRYRMLTEWARTAKVDGKSLLDDPVARHKLARVDVLIEMARLLEIRCIARYTANPAAIPGAEAMMNKAMAAIAYAELIDTTLDLMGPDGYVLDEDAPMSGEIPSCYLESGHMKVAAAGLDVARNMIAKQHLRLPSS from the coding sequence ATGGATTTTGATCTGAGTCCACAGGAACAGAAGTATCAGGAACAGGTCAGGGAGTTCATCCGGGCCAACATCACGCCCGAGGTACGCTGGAGCCTTAGCTACGCAGGGTTGGTCGATACTCCTGAGCGAAATGCCTTCATCGACAAACTGGTCGAGAAAGGTTGGCTGAAATTCGGCTTTCCCAGCGAATACGGGGGTGACGGCATTGCCAATCCGATGGCGAAATTCATCCTCAACATGGAACTGATGCTGGCCAACTGCCCAATCGTCGGTAAAAGCCTCGGGCAGATCTGCGGCGCCCTGATGCTCTACGGGAGCGAAGAACTCAAGCGCGAATTCATCGGGCGTACGCTGTGCAACGAAATCCAGTGGGCGCTGGCCTACAGCGAGCCAGGTGCCGGTTCCGATCTGGCGAATCTGCGTTGCAGCGCAGTGGCGGATGGCGAGGATTTCATCATCAATGGTGAAAAGCGCTGGATCACTTCAGCTCACTTCGCCGACTATTTCTGGCTGGCGGTACGCACCGATTCCAGCGGCCGCAAGCAGGAGGGAATCAGTCTGTTCATCGTAGATACGGACTCTCCCGGTGTCACCATCGAGCCCATTCGCATGGTGTTCAAGGGGCATCGCACCAATACCGTACGCTTCGATAACGTACGGGTGCCGCGCGCGCGCCTGGTGGGTGAATTGAATCAGGGTTGGAAGGAAATCGCGAATGCGCTCAACCTGGAACGATTCCTGATGGCTGCTTCCTTTCCGGCGGTGGGCCGCTATCGGATGCTGACAGAGTGGGCACGCACCGCAAAGGTCGACGGTAAAAGTCTTCTCGATGATCCTGTCGCACGGCACAAGCTAGCCAGAGTAGACGTTCTGATCGAAATGGCGCGACTCCTCGAAATTCGCTGCATCGCCCGTTATACGGCAAATCCCGCTGCAATACCGGGTGCGGAAGCCATGATGAATAAAGCCATGGCGGCCATCGCCTATGCCGAACTGATCGATACGACGCTGGATTTGATGGGCCCGGACGGCTATGTGCTGGATGAAGACGCACCCATGAGCGGCGAAATACCGTCCTGCTATCTGGAGAGCGGCCACATGAAAGTCGCCGCGGCAGGACTGGACGTGGCCAGAAATATGATTGCAAAGCAGCATCTACGCCTGCCGAGCAGCTAA